In Erigeron canadensis isolate Cc75 chromosome 7, C_canadensis_v1, whole genome shotgun sequence, one DNA window encodes the following:
- the LOC122608334 gene encoding cytochrome P450 81Q32-like — protein sequence MEFSYLYISIIFLLSSFLLTSQFLHKFSNLPPSIFPCLPIIGHLYLLKPPLYKTLAKISSKNGPILHLKFGSRRVLLISSPSASEECFTKNDIIFANRPHTLFGKIIGNNYTSLASSSYGDNWRNLRRIASIEILSIHRINEFHDIRVEEGKFMIRKLLMNFNYSSPVNMKSVFYELTLNMMMRMISGKRYFGNEIYQVDEEGKRFREIMNEMFLLAGAANVGDYLPFLSRFGVNSLQKKLLALQEKRNVFFQDLIDQLRKSKLGGEVASKKKKKKTMIEVLLELQESDPEYYNDAMIGSFVMGLLSAGTDSTAGTMEWALSLLLNNPQVLKKAQNEIDRQVGKDRLVDESDIISLPYLRCIINETLRMYPGGPLLLPHESSDACVIGGYKIPSGTMLFVNQWAIQHDPKLWTDPENFNPERFEGLDGTRDGFKHMPFGSGRRSCPGEGLAVRVVGLSLGLLIQCFDWERLSEEMVDMTEGPGVTMPKAEPLVAKCKQRLEVQNLLSKL from the exons atggaGTTTTCATATCTATACATCTCCATCATATTTCTTCTATCTTCATTTCTCCTAACATCCCAATTCCTTCACAAATTCTCAAATCTGCCACCGTCCATTTTCCCATGCCTACCAATTATCGGTCACCTTTACCTTCTAAAACCACCACTCTACAAAACCTTAGCCAAAATCTCATCCAAAAACGGACCCATTCTTCACCTCAAATTCGGATCACGTCGTGTCCTTTTAATCTCGTCCCCTTCAGCATCCGAAGAATGCTTTACAAAAAACGACATTATTTTTGCCAACCGCCCTCACACGCTCTTTGGCAAAATCATTGGCAATAATTACACCAGTCTGGCGTCGTCGTCTTATGGAGATAATTGGCGCAACCTAAGACGCATAGCGTCTATTGAGATCCTATCTATTCATCGAATAAACGAGTTTCATGACATACGTGTGGAAGAAGGCAAATTTATGATACGTAAATTACTAATGAATTTTAATTATTCTTCACCCGTGAATATGAAGTCTGTATTTTATGAACTGACATTGAatatgatgatgaggatgatatCGGGAAAGCGTTATTTTGGTAACGAAATTTATCAGGTGGATGAAGAAGGTAAACGGTTTAGGGAAATTATGAACGAAATGTTTTTGCTTGCTGGTGCCGCTAATGTTGGCGATTATTTGCCTTTTTTGAGTAGGTTTGGAGTGAATAGTTTGCAAAAGAAGTTACTTGCGTTGCAAGAAAAGAGAAATGTATTTTTTCAAGATTTAATTGATCAACTTAGGAAATCGAAATTAGGAGGAGAAGTGGCTagcaagaaaaagaagaagaagacgatGATTGAAGTGTTGTTAGAGCTACAAGAATCAGATCCAGAGTATTATAATGATGCAATGATCGGGAGCTTTGTCATG GGACTATTATCAGCTGGTACTGATTCTACGGCTGGAACCATGGAATGGGCATTGTCACTGTTGCTGAATAACCCGCAAGTTCTTAAAAAAGCACAAAACGAGATTGATAGACAAGTTGGAAAGGATCGACTTGTGGACGAGTCAGACATAATTAGCCTGCCGTACTTACGTTGTATCATAAACGAGACATTACGAATGTACCCTGGAGGCCCTTTACTACTTCCTCACGAGTCATCAGATGCTTGTGTTATTGGAGGTTATAAGATACCAAGCGGGACCATGTTATTTGTTAACCAATGGGCCATACAACATGACCCCAAGTTATGGACCGACCCTGAAAATTTCAATCCGGAAAGGTTTGAAGGGTTAGATGGCACAAGAGATGGGTTCAAGCATATGCCATTCGGGTCTGGAAGGAGGAGTTGTCCAGGAGAAGGGTTGGCTGTGCGCGTGGTTGGTTTGTCTTTGGGGTTGTTAATCCAATGCTTTGATTGGGAAAGGTTAAGTGAAGAGATGGTGGACATGACCGAAGGTCCTGGGGTTACCATGCCCAAGGCCGAACCCTTGGTAGCCAAGTGCAAACAGCGACTAGAAGTGCAAAATTTGTTGTCGAAACTGTGA
- the LOC122606988 gene encoding cytochrome P450 81Q32-like isoform X1, with translation MYNHTMYNHTMYISPKSIINTKTQFFRKTMEIPYLYISLIILLSCYLFTTIFRRKTTNLPPTIFPFLPIIGHLYLLKPPLYRTFAKLSSKHGPILHFKFGSRPVLLISSPSLAEECFTKNDINFANRPFMLFGKIIGDNYTTLVWSPYGDNWRNLRRLASIEILSTHRLNEFHDTRIDEGKHLIRKLVNLNEVNMKSVFNELTLNIMMRMIAGKRYFGGDIPEVEEEGKRFREIVDETFLLSGASNASDYLPFLRVFGIKGLEKRLVMLRKKRNVFFKKLIEQLRALKVSNKQKEKKNMIQVLLSLQESDPQYYTDEMITSFVMVLLTAGTDTSAGTMEWAMSLLLNNPQTLQKAQNEIDRHVGRDRLVDESDLNDLPYLRCIINETLRLYPAGPLLVPHQSSEDCIVGGYNVPQGTMLLVNQWAIHHDPKLWTDPEMFNPERFKGLEGTRDGFKLMPFGSGRRSCPGEGLAVRVMGSTLGLLIQCFDWERPSEKLIDMTEGPGLTMPKAEPLVAKCKPRLEMQNLLSQL, from the exons ATGTATAACCACACAATGTATAACCACACAATGTATATAAGTCCAAAATCcattattaatacaaaaacaCAATTCTTTAGAAAAACAATGGAGATCCCTTACCTATACATCTCACTCATTATTCTTCTATCATGCTATCTCTTCACCACCATCTTCCGTCGCAAAACCACCAATCTTCCACCAACCATCTTCCCATTCCTCCCGATAATAGGCCATCTCTACCTTTTAAAACCACCACTCTACCGAACTTTCGCCAAACTTTCATCCAAACACGGCCCAATCCTTCATTTCAAATTTGGATCCCGCCCTGTCCTCTTAATATCCTCTCCTTCTTTAGCCGAAGAATGCTTCACTAAAAACGACATAAATTTTGCAAACCGACCTTTTATGCTATTTGGTAAGATTATAGGAGACAACTACACTACTCTTGTATGGTCACCTTATGGGGATAATTGGCGCAACCTAAGACGTCTAGCTTCCATTGAAATACTATCTACTCATCGTCTTAATGAGTTCCATGATACTCGTATCGATGAAGGCAAGCATTTGATACGTAAGCTAGTAAATCTAAATGAAGTAAACATGAAGTCCGTTTTTAACGAGTTGACATTAAATATAATGATGAGGATGATAGCCGGGAAAAGATATTTTGGTGGTGATATTcctgaagtggaagaagaagggAAGCGGTTTAGGGAGATAGTAGACGAAACTTTTTTGCTTTCCGGAGCATCAAATGCTAGTGATTATTTGCCATTTTTGAGAGTTTTTGGAATAAAAGGATTGGAAAAAAGATTGGTCATGTTGCGAAAGAAAAGAAATGTTTTCTTTAAGAAACTTATTGAGCAACTCAGGGCTTTGAAAGTGAGTAACAAGCAAAAGGAGAAGAAGAACATGATTCAAGTATTACTATCTTTACAAGAATCAGATCCGCAGTATTATACTGATGAAATGATCACGAGCTTTGTGATG GTCCTATTAACAGCGGGCACTGACACCTCAGCCGGAACAATGGAATGGGCCATGTCTCTTTTGTTAAACAACCCTCAAACTCTACAAAAGGCACAAAATGAGATTGATAGACACGTTGGCAGAGATCGGCTTGTTGATGAGTCAGACTTAAATGATCTACCTTACCTTCGTTGTATTATAAACGAGACATTACGATTATACCCTGCAGGCCCGTTACTAGTACCTCACCAGTCATCTGAAGACTGCATTGTTGGAGGCTATAACGTCCCACAAGGGACCATGTTGTTAGTTAATCAATGGGCAATACATCATGACCCCAAATTGTGGACCGACCCTGAAATGTTCAACCCAGAAAGATTTAAAGGGCTAGAAGGGACTAGAGATGGGTTTAAGCTGATGCCATTCGGGTCAGGTAGGAGGAGTTGTCCAGGGGAAGGGTTGGCAGTCCGTGTGATGGGGTCGACTTTAGGGTTACTAATTCAATGCTTTGATTGGGAAAGGCCAAGTGAAAAGTTAATCGATATGACCGAGGGTCCAGGACTTACTATGCCAAAGGCTGAACCGTTGGTTGCCAAGTGCAAACCCCGGCTAGAGATGCAGAATCTATTGTCTCAGTTGTGA
- the LOC122606988 gene encoding cytochrome P450 81Q32-like isoform X2, protein MEIPYLYISLIILLSSYLFTTIFRHKPTNPPPTIFPSFPIIGHLYLFKRPLYRTFAKLSSKHGPILHLKFGSRPVLLISSPSLAEECFTKNDITFANRPPMLFGKIIGNNYTSLAWSPYGDNWRNLRRLASIEILSIHRLNGLYDTRIDESKHLVRKLVNLNEVNVKSLFYELTLNIMMRMIAGKRYFGGDIPEVIEEGKRFREILDESFLLSGASNVSDYLPFLRVFGMKGLEKRLLMLRKKRNVFFEKLIEQLRALKTGNNKQKEKKNMIEVLLSLQDSDPKYYTDEMITSFVLVLLTAGTDTSAGTMEWAMSLLLNNPQTLQKAQNEIDRHVGRDRLVDESDLNDLPYLRCIINETLRLYPAGPLLVPHQSSEDCIVGGYNVPQGTMLLVNQWAIHHDPKLWTDPEMFNPERFKGLEGTRDGFKLMPFGSGRRSCPGEGLAVRVMGSTLGLLIQCFDWERPSEKLIDMTEGPGLTMPKAEPLVAKCKPRLEMQNLLSQL, encoded by the exons ATGGAGATCCCTTACTTATACATCTCACTCATAATCCTTCTATCATCCTATCTCTTCACCACCATCTTCCGTCACAAACCCACCAACCCTCCACCAACCATCTTCCCATCCTTTCCAATTATAGGCCATCTCTACCTATTTAAACGACCACTCTACCGAACCTTCGCCAAACTCTCATCCAAACACGGCCCAATCCTTCATCTCAAATTCGGATCCCGCCCTGTACTCTTAATATCCTCTCCTTCCTTAGCCGAAGAATGCTTCACGAAAAACGACATAACTTTTGCAAACCGCCCTCCCATGCTATTTGGCAAGATCATTGGAAACAACTACACTAGTCTTGCATGGTCCCCTTATGGGGATAATTGGCGCAATCTTAGACGTCTAGCTTCCATTGAAATACTATCTATTCATCGACTTAACGGGTTGTACGATACTCGTATTGATGAAAGCAAGCATTTGGTACGGAAGCTAGTAAATTTAAATGAAGTGAACGTGAAGTCCCTTTTTTACGAGCTAACGTTAAATATAATGATGAGGATGATAGCCGGGAAAAGGTATTTTGGTGGTGATATTCCTGAGGTAATAGAAGAAGGTAAGCGGTTTAGGGAGATATTAGACGAATCGTTTTTGCTTTCCGGGGCATCAAATGTTAGTGATTATTTGCCATTTTTGAGGGTTTTTGGAATGAAAGGATTGGAAAAAAGATTGCTAATGTTGCGAAAGAAAAGAAATGTTTTCTTTGAGAAACTTATTGAGCAACTCAGGGCTTTGAAAACGGGTAATAATAAGCAAAAGGAGAAGAAGAACATGATTGAAGTGTTGTTATCTTTACAAGATTCGGATCCGAAATATTATACTGATGAAATGATCACGAGCTTTGTGCTG GTCCTATTAACAGCGGGCACTGACACCTCAGCCGGAACAATGGAATGGGCCATGTCTCTTTTGTTAAACAACCCTCAAACTCTACAAAAGGCACAAAATGAGATTGATAGACACGTTGGCAGAGATCGGCTTGTTGATGAGTCAGACTTAAATGATCTACCTTACCTTCGTTGTATTATAAACGAGACATTACGATTATACCCTGCAGGCCCGTTACTAGTACCTCACCAGTCATCTGAAGACTGCATTGTTGGAGGCTATAACGTCCCACAAGGGACCATGTTGTTAGTTAATCAATGGGCAATACATCATGACCCCAAATTGTGGACCGACCCTGAAATGTTCAACCCAGAAAGATTTAAAGGGCTAGAAGGGACTAGAGATGGGTTTAAGCTGATGCCATTCGGGTCAGGTAGGAGGAGTTGTCCAGGGGAAGGGTTGGCAGTCCGTGTGATGGGGTCGACTTTAGGGTTACTAATTCAATGCTTTGATTGGGAAAGGCCAAGTGAAAAGTTAATCGATATGACCGAGGGTCCAGGACTTACTATGCCAAAGGCTGAACCGTTGGTTGCCAAGTGCAAACCCCGGCTAGAGATGCAGAATCTATTGTCTCAGTTGTGA
- the LOC122607462 gene encoding cytochrome P450 81Q32-like has translation MEVLYLYISLIILLFSYLFTTHFRRKSATLPPTIFPSLPIIGHLYLFKPPLYRTLAKLASKYGPILYLKFGSRRVVIISSPSAVEECFTKNDIVFANRPKMLFGKIIGVNYTSLAWAPYGDNWRNLRRIASIEILSIHRLNEFHDIRVEEAKFLNRKLLLNSSSQVAVKAVFYELTLNIMMIMISGKRYFGGENPEMEEEGKRFLDMLNETFVLAGATNVGDYLPILSWLGVKGLEKRLIKLQEERDVFFQGLIEQLRKSKGSESGNKRKTMIEVLLALQESEPEYYTDAMIRSFVLVLLAAGSDTSATTMEWAMALMLNHPQVLKKAQDEIDRVVGNNRLVDESDIANLPYLRCIINETLRLTPPGPLLVPHEASEDCVVGGYTIPSGTMLLINQWAIHHDPKIWADPEMFKPERFEGLEGTRDGFKLLPFGSGRRSCPGEGLAVRVIGMTLGSVIQCFDWERMSEELVDLTEGPGLTMPKAVPLVAKYKPRPEMKNLLSQL, from the exons ATGGAggttctatatctatacatttcCCTCATAATCCTTCTATTTTCTTACCTCTTCACCACCCATTTTCGTCGTAAATCCGCCACTCTTCCACCAACTATCTTCCCATCCCTTCCAATAATCGGCCATCTGTACCTTTTCAAACCGCCACTCTATCGTACCTTAGCCAAACTTGCATCAAAATACGGTCCGATTCTTTATCTCAAATTTGGCTCTCGACGTGTCGTAATAATCTCTTCCCCATCTGCCGTCGAAGAATGTTTCACAAAAAACGACATCGTTTTTGCAAACCGTCCTAAAATGTTATTTGGAAAAATAATAGGTGTAAATTACACTAGTCTTGCATGGGCACCTTATGGTGATAATTGGCGTAACCTTAGACGTATAGCTTCTATTGAAATACTATCTATTCATCGTCTTAACGAGTTTCATGACATACGTGTGGAAGAAGCAAAGTTTTTAAACCGTAAATTGTTACTTAATTCGTCTTCACAAGTGGCGGTCAAGGCGGTATTTTATGAACTTACATTGAAcattatgatgattatgatatCTGGAAAAAGGTATTTTGGTGGTGAGAATCCGGAAATGGAGGAAGAAGGGAAGCGGTTTCTCGATATGTTAAATGAGACATTTGTGTTAGCTGGTGCGACGAATGTTGGCGATTATTTGCCGATTTTGAGTTGGCTTGGAGTGAAAGGTTTGGAGAAAAGGTTGATTAAGTTGCAAGAAGAAAGAGATGTTTTCTTTCAAGGGTTGATTGAGCAACTTAGGAAAAGTAAAGGGAGTGAAAGTGGAAATAAGAGGAAGACTATGATTGAAGTATTATTAGCCTTGCAAGAATCAGAACCTGAATATTATACTGATGCTATGATTCGAAGCTTTGTGCTG GTCTTATTAGCAGCTGGAAGTGATACTTCGGCCACAACAATGGAATGGGCTATGGCACTTATGCTAAACCACCCACAAGTTCTAAAAAAGGCCCAAGACGAAATCGATAGAGTTGTTGGCAACAATCGTCTTGTTGATGAATCAGACATAGCTAATTTACCTTACCTTCGCTGTATAATAAACGAGACACTACGATTAACCCCTCCTGGCCCGTTACTAGTTCCACACGAGGCATCAGAGGATTGTGTTGTTGGTGGCTATACCATCCCAAGTGGGACGATGTTGCTTATCAATCAATGGGCCATACATCATGACCCAAAGATTTGGGCCGACCCTGAAATGTTTAAACCGGAAAGATTTGAAGGGCTGGAAGGTACACGAGATGGATTTAAGCtattgccatttgggtcaggaAGGAGAAGTTGTCCTGGAGAAGGGTTGGCGGTTCGTGTGATTGGGATGACTTTGGGTTCAGTGATCCAATGTTTTGATTGGGAACGGATGAGTGAAGAATTGGTCGATTTGACCGAAGGTCCTGGGCTCACAATGCCTAAGGCAGTACCGTTGGTCGCCAAGTACAAACCGAGGCCAGAGATGAAGAATTTGTTGTCCCAACTTTAA